A window of Phycobacter azelaicus contains these coding sequences:
- a CDS encoding energy transducer TonB → MSRVPTSRIVALAALAAAATVHASAVFLTDGNHVEIAGGQTTLAAEGASFANLAIGVETPEPPQKMQEAPQPTTRPPVLVDPVQPAQPQVLEARAPTTSMPLTPGIEILQPVAEPAPQKPAGPLLRATAPQETQTAEVPAAERPDKPDPNRAVSVPVQETVAMRPLEPEQEPSPQAPEVTVSLKPVTRPTPQQEPAKAPPKPQPEQPVERVTKRQEAPTRPRGNSDADATRGVSEGRAAKPGGQARSEGGTAKVQGNAAVSNYPGLVMRRIQRAKRRANVRGEAMVAFRIGPGGGLVRVTLARSSGSVRLDEIAVAQVRRAAPFPPPPAGARTSFTVRIKGK, encoded by the coding sequence ATGAGCCGCGTTCCAACTTCTCGCATTGTGGCTCTTGCAGCCTTGGCTGCGGCGGCCACAGTGCACGCAAGCGCCGTGTTCCTGACCGACGGCAATCATGTTGAAATCGCAGGCGGCCAGACCACACTTGCGGCAGAGGGCGCCTCCTTTGCCAATCTTGCAATTGGGGTGGAAACGCCCGAGCCACCGCAAAAGATGCAGGAGGCACCGCAGCCGACGACTCGACCTCCCGTCTTGGTTGACCCAGTGCAGCCTGCTCAGCCGCAGGTGTTGGAGGCGCGCGCTCCGACCACGTCTATGCCGCTGACACCGGGTATCGAGATCCTGCAGCCGGTGGCCGAACCGGCCCCGCAAAAGCCCGCAGGCCCTCTCCTGCGCGCAACAGCGCCACAAGAGACGCAAACGGCCGAGGTGCCTGCTGCTGAGCGGCCGGACAAACCAGACCCCAACCGGGCCGTGTCTGTTCCTGTGCAGGAAACCGTTGCAATGAGGCCGTTGGAACCCGAACAGGAGCCAAGCCCGCAGGCCCCCGAGGTGACCGTCTCGCTGAAGCCGGTCACGCGGCCGACACCACAACAGGAGCCTGCGAAAGCGCCGCCGAAACCGCAGCCCGAACAGCCGGTCGAACGCGTCACGAAACGGCAGGAGGCGCCCACAAGACCGCGCGGCAACAGCGATGCCGATGCTACCCGCGGCGTCTCCGAAGGCCGGGCGGCAAAGCCTGGTGGGCAGGCGCGCAGCGAAGGCGGGACTGCCAAGGTGCAAGGCAACGCAGCCGTGAGCAACTACCCCGGACTCGTCATGCGGCGGATCCAGCGGGCCAAACGGCGTGCAAATGTGCGCGGCGAGGCGATGGTGGCTTTTCGTATCGGCCCTGGCGGCGGGCTCGTACGGGTGACTCTCGCCCGCAGTTCCGGCTCCGTAAGGCTGGATGAGATCGCCGTGGCGCAGGTGCGCCGCGCCGCGCCTTTTCCGCCGCCACCTGCGGGCGCGCGCACCAGCTTCACGGTACGGATCAAGGGCAAATAG
- a CDS encoding ExbD/TolR family protein: protein MQIRQKIQSEREPTIALINIVFLMLVFFMIAGTLAPPLDREIRLVRTADLEGVAPPDTLVIHKDGRLSFRGEDVSDAAAHILALPEEARAVLRVVPDRDLPARDLVKIGNALRAAGAERVILVSERALK from the coding sequence ATGCAGATCCGGCAAAAGATACAATCCGAGCGTGAGCCGACCATTGCGCTGATCAACATCGTTTTTCTGATGCTGGTCTTCTTCATGATCGCAGGTACGCTGGCGCCGCCTCTGGACCGTGAGATCCGGCTGGTCCGTACTGCAGACCTTGAGGGGGTTGCCCCGCCGGATACCCTGGTGATCCACAAAGACGGGCGGCTCAGCTTTCGGGGTGAAGATGTGAGTGATGCCGCTGCGCATATCTTGGCCCTGCCGGAAGAGGCCCGCGCGGTCCTGCGCGTGGTGCCGGATCGTGACTTGCCCGCGCGGGATCTTGTGAAGATCGGCAATGCCCTGCGCGCGGCGGGGGCAGAACGGGTCATCCTCGTGTCGGAAAGAGCCTTGAAATGA
- a CDS encoding ExbD/TolR family protein: MSVKLQPRARRRLSMTSLIDVIFLLLLFFMLTSTFSKFGEVELMAAGKGTNVQDRQKLFVTLSAAEVTLNGQQADLSRIADLVRLQPQDGGGHLVLISPDETASAQRLVDLLTALRQVEGLQTVVLG, encoded by the coding sequence ATGTCGGTTAAACTGCAACCGCGGGCACGCAGACGGCTGTCGATGACTTCGCTCATCGATGTGATCTTTCTGCTGTTGCTGTTCTTCATGCTGACCTCGACCTTTTCGAAGTTCGGAGAGGTCGAATTGATGGCGGCAGGCAAAGGCACCAATGTGCAGGACCGGCAAAAGCTCTTTGTTACCTTGAGCGCCGCCGAGGTGACCCTGAATGGTCAGCAGGCGGATCTGTCCCGCATCGCCGATCTGGTGCGACTGCAACCACAGGATGGTGGCGGCCATCTTGTACTGATCAGCCCCGATGAGACTGCCAGCGCCCAGCGACTGGTCGACCTGTTGACGGCCTTGCGTCAGGTTGAAGGGCTGCAGACGGTGGTGCTGGGCTGA
- a CDS encoding MotA/TolQ/ExbB proton channel family protein, whose amino-acid sequence MTLLTDALNRVLDLGGPVVLLLLVVSVLTVALVLYKIWQYRAASVGRHAHLLAAVTAWDHGDLDTALRHLESSKSYLAPVFRTALSTDGMRRDAEALSARADAEAEDCFARLERGLGALDMVSQLAPLMGLFGTVIGMIEAFQKLQSAGSSVDPALLAGGIWVALLTTAAGLAVAMPTSLVLSWLTARMQQERVFANRALRILFCPAEQPDRPQGVAHVG is encoded by the coding sequence ATGACCCTTCTGACCGATGCGCTGAACCGGGTGCTGGATCTTGGCGGCCCGGTGGTCTTGTTGTTGCTTGTGGTCTCGGTGCTGACAGTGGCGTTGGTGCTTTACAAGATCTGGCAGTACCGCGCGGCAAGCGTGGGTCGGCATGCGCATCTCTTGGCCGCGGTCACGGCCTGGGATCACGGTGACCTCGACACGGCGCTGCGGCACCTTGAAAGCAGCAAATCCTATCTCGCCCCTGTTTTTCGCACGGCCTTGTCCACTGATGGAATGCGCCGGGATGCCGAGGCTTTGTCTGCCCGCGCCGATGCCGAGGCAGAGGATTGTTTTGCCCGCCTTGAACGCGGTCTGGGCGCATTGGACATGGTCTCGCAACTGGCGCCATTGATGGGGCTTTTTGGCACTGTGATCGGCATGATCGAAGCCTTTCAGAAGCTGCAGTCGGCAGGCTCTTCGGTCGATCCGGCGCTGCTGGCCGGCGGTATCTGGGTCGCGCTTTTGACCACAGCGGCCGGTCTGGCGGTGGCGATGCCCACCTCGCTGGTGCTGAGCTGGTTGACGGCCCGGATGCAACAAGAGCGGGTCTTTGCCAACCGCGCCTTGCGGATCCTGTTCTGTCCAGCCGAGCAGCCGGATCGCCCCCAAGGGGTGGCTCATGTCGGTTAA
- a CDS encoding TonB-dependent receptor domain-containing protein yields the protein MGKDRIAIRLLGTVSVLGLFIGMGAQAQELQLEPASEPEGFLGTVELGQGKREVQVSTAAPVTVINQEELDDRQAGSVAELVDSVPGVTLVNGSRPQGSGLNIRGFGATSSFGTDQKVQILIDGASTGSEELYRIGTQLFTDPELYKEVSVIRGTIGSFEFGSGIIGGVVQLETKDASDFTGGEVGLRFRQTLGASTNAEGFVTSSILAWQPTENLEVLFNYTLRDVDAYKGGDGQLVPNTESRMPSYLGKATYSFGDNLEHSITASYNYSETDEKDVPYDTFGTTGGSFGNVDRKVTNEIAGLRYRWNPVGNDLIDLDVNLTQSTQHIVSNYVAGSSPLEGTPSGPRIIPLADADQDYEITKLTAKNSMYFVTGIATHDLRIGFELMQKERLNAPSAPGGTDKRIALFAVDDIGIGDHWTFTPAMRFETQDIEAHDGSVSYDNSALMGGLSARYAFDNGWAIFGSGAYTENLPIIDDLGTPRYMTMPERSHTFELGASYATTDLFAGGDALQAKVNLFRSTLWDITSYVDSTFVPIQEVNSEGIEIEATYSMESGFYADFNAAIGEYDEVNSTGVAGIWRNAPADSARLTLGKRIGAAWDLSWELVGAKSFTDSTGSKVNGYGVSNLRATYRVQTGVMTGAEVRLGIENAFDKAYTPALATRTAPGRNVKLTLAKTF from the coding sequence ATGGGCAAAGACCGTATTGCAATACGGCTGTTGGGGACTGTGTCGGTTCTGGGGCTCTTTATTGGAATGGGCGCGCAGGCGCAGGAATTGCAGCTCGAGCCTGCGTCAGAGCCTGAAGGGTTCCTGGGGACAGTGGAGCTTGGTCAGGGCAAGCGGGAAGTGCAGGTCAGCACGGCGGCTCCGGTGACCGTGATCAATCAGGAAGAGCTGGATGACCGGCAGGCCGGATCCGTGGCCGAGCTGGTCGATTCGGTTCCCGGCGTGACGCTGGTAAACGGCAGTCGGCCGCAAGGTTCGGGGCTGAACATTCGCGGGTTCGGCGCGACCAGCAGTTTCGGCACCGACCAGAAGGTGCAAATCCTGATCGACGGCGCCTCGACAGGTTCCGAAGAGCTGTACCGGATCGGCACACAGCTGTTCACCGACCCCGAGCTCTACAAGGAAGTCTCGGTCATTCGGGGCACGATCGGCAGTTTCGAATTCGGGTCGGGCATCATCGGCGGTGTGGTTCAGCTGGAAACCAAGGATGCGTCAGATTTCACCGGAGGCGAGGTAGGGCTGCGGTTCCGGCAGACCCTGGGCGCCTCGACCAATGCCGAGGGTTTTGTGACCTCCTCGATCCTGGCCTGGCAGCCGACCGAGAACCTGGAGGTTCTGTTCAACTACACCCTGCGGGATGTGGATGCCTATAAAGGTGGCGACGGTCAGTTGGTGCCCAACACGGAAAGCCGCATGCCCTCTTACCTTGGCAAGGCAACATACAGCTTTGGCGACAATCTGGAGCACTCGATCACCGCCTCCTATAACTATTCGGAAACCGACGAGAAGGACGTGCCATACGATACATTCGGAACCACCGGCGGCTCCTTCGGCAACGTGGACCGAAAGGTCACCAACGAAATTGCGGGCCTGCGTTATCGCTGGAACCCGGTCGGCAACGATCTGATCGACCTGGACGTGAACCTGACACAGTCGACCCAGCACATCGTGTCGAACTACGTGGCAGGCTCCAGCCCGCTTGAGGGGACGCCCTCGGGTCCGCGCATCATTCCGCTTGCAGATGCGGATCAGGATTACGAGATCACCAAGCTGACTGCGAAGAACAGCATGTACTTCGTGACTGGTATCGCGACTCACGACCTGCGCATCGGGTTTGAGCTGATGCAAAAAGAACGGTTGAATGCCCCTTCCGCGCCCGGAGGTACGGACAAGCGAATTGCGCTGTTTGCGGTCGATGACATCGGCATCGGGGACCATTGGACATTCACGCCCGCCATGCGGTTTGAAACTCAGGACATCGAGGCGCATGATGGCTCGGTCTCCTACGACAACTCGGCCCTGATGGGTGGCCTGTCCGCGCGCTATGCCTTCGACAACGGCTGGGCCATTTTCGGCAGCGGCGCCTATACCGAGAACCTGCCGATCATCGATGACCTCGGCACGCCGCGCTACATGACCATGCCGGAGCGGTCCCACACGTTCGAACTGGGGGCCTCTTATGCCACCACGGATCTGTTCGCAGGCGGTGATGCGCTGCAGGCCAAGGTGAACCTGTTCAGAAGCACGCTTTGGGACATCACCTCCTATGTGGACAGCACCTTTGTGCCGATCCAGGAGGTCAACAGCGAAGGCATCGAGATCGAAGCGACCTACAGCATGGAAAGCGGATTTTATGCCGACTTCAACGCCGCGATCGGAGAGTATGACGAGGTCAATTCAACCGGTGTCGCAGGGATCTGGCGCAACGCGCCCGCGGACAGCGCGCGCCTGACCCTGGGCAAACGCATCGGCGCAGCCTGGGATCTCAGCTGGGAACTGGTCGGAGCGAAGTCCTTTACCGACAGCACCGGCAGCAAGGTGAACGGCTACGGCGTCAGCAACCTGCGTGCCACCTACCGGGTGCAGACAGGCGTCATGACCGGCGCAGAGGTCCGTCTTGGCATCGAGAACGCCTTTGACAAGGCCTACACGCCTGCGCTTGCAACCCGCACCGCGCCGGGTCGCAACGTCAAGCTGACCCTCGCAAAGACCTTCTGA
- a CDS encoding hemin-degrading factor, which produces MTTTTPANAEDIRAARAEHTEMRDRDFAAKLGISEGQLVAAYCGAGVTRIAADPNAVFPRLADLGEVMALTRNESCVIEKVGTYSHYQSGEHACMVLTPEIDLRLFPRHFAHAFAVEREGKRGTSRSIQFFDAAGDAVHKVHLRETSNLDAWRALISDLAHEDQSDALAVVARTPPEGAKADPEKSETLRREWAEMTDTHQFMRLCSKLKMNRLGAYRIVGEPFARALPTDTVNTMLDAVRDQEIEVMIFVGNKGCIEIHGGPVRHLREMGPWQNILDPGFDLHLRLDHVAEVWAVNKPTKRGDAISYEAFDSDGSIIFQVFGRRTDENDSRPAWNAIVASLPSLEAEARAEVETA; this is translated from the coding sequence ATGACCACAACGACTCCTGCCAACGCAGAAGACATCCGTGCCGCGCGCGCCGAACACACCGAAATGCGCGACCGCGACTTTGCCGCAAAACTGGGCATCAGCGAAGGCCAGCTGGTTGCCGCCTACTGCGGCGCAGGGGTGACGCGAATCGCGGCCGACCCGAACGCGGTGTTCCCAAGGCTCGCCGATCTCGGAGAGGTCATGGCTCTGACCCGCAACGAATCCTGCGTGATCGAAAAGGTCGGCACGTACAGCCATTACCAAAGCGGCGAACACGCCTGCATGGTGCTGACCCCGGAAATCGACCTGCGCCTGTTCCCCCGCCATTTTGCTCATGCCTTTGCGGTGGAGCGTGAGGGCAAAAGGGGTACCAGCCGGTCCATCCAGTTCTTCGATGCTGCGGGGGATGCGGTCCACAAGGTGCACCTGCGCGAAACCTCGAACCTCGACGCCTGGAGAGCGCTGATTTCGGATCTCGCCCATGAGGATCAGTCCGACGCGCTTGCGGTTGTTGCCCGCACGCCGCCCGAAGGCGCAAAAGCAGACCCGGAAAAGTCTGAGACCCTGCGCCGCGAATGGGCCGAAATGACCGACACCCATCAGTTCATGCGCCTGTGCTCCAAACTCAAGATGAACCGCCTTGGCGCCTATCGCATCGTGGGTGAACCCTTTGCCCGTGCGCTGCCCACCGATACTGTAAACACCATGCTGGATGCCGTGCGCGATCAGGAGATCGAAGTGATGATTTTCGTCGGCAACAAGGGCTGCATCGAGATCCACGGCGGACCAGTTCGGCATTTGCGTGAAATGGGTCCCTGGCAGAACATTCTCGACCCCGGTTTCGATCTGCACCTGCGTCTTGATCACGTGGCCGAGGTCTGGGCGGTCAACAAACCCACCAAACGCGGCGATGCCATCTCCTATGAGGCGTTTGACTCCGATGGCAGCATCATCTTTCAGGTCTTCGGACGCCGGACCGATGAAAACGACAGCCGCCCTGCGTGGAACGCGATCGTGGCTTCCCTGCCCTCGCTTGAGGCCGAAGCCCGAGCAGAAGTGGAGACGGCATGA
- a CDS encoding heme/hemin ABC transporter substrate-binding protein: protein MMGFISNLTRGVSLAFLAGSLAAAAPAERIVSVGGSVTEIVYALGEGHRLVARDSTSSYPPQAEALPNVGYARALSPEGVLSVDPDLIIASSGAGPLETLEVLKQANVAYSEVPEVYSADGVIQKIETIAAALGAEDKARVLLDGIKHDLKAAQKDAAQRAGDTPVRVLFILSTQGGRIMAGGRDTAADGIIRMAGGINAVDSFDGYKPMTDEAVSATAPDVILAMDRGGDHGVAMEQLASLPALIPTPAAQNGRLVRMDGLSLLGFGPRTPETIQTLSRAFYEGHSK from the coding sequence ATGATGGGCTTTATCTCCAACCTGACAAGGGGAGTTTCCCTTGCTTTCCTGGCCGGGTCATTGGCCGCAGCCGCACCAGCGGAACGGATCGTCAGTGTCGGCGGTTCTGTCACGGAAATCGTCTATGCCTTGGGCGAAGGTCACCGCCTGGTGGCGCGCGACAGCACCTCCAGCTATCCACCGCAGGCCGAAGCGCTGCCGAATGTGGGCTATGCCCGTGCTCTGTCGCCCGAAGGGGTGCTCTCGGTTGACCCGGACCTGATCATCGCCAGCAGCGGCGCCGGTCCACTAGAAACGCTTGAGGTGCTGAAACAGGCCAATGTCGCCTATTCCGAGGTGCCCGAGGTCTATTCGGCGGATGGGGTGATCCAGAAAATCGAGACCATCGCCGCAGCCCTTGGCGCCGAGGACAAGGCGCGCGTCCTGCTGGACGGGATCAAACACGATCTGAAAGCCGCCCAGAAGGACGCGGCACAACGGGCCGGGGATACCCCTGTGCGGGTGCTTTTCATCCTCTCCACCCAAGGCGGGCGCATCATGGCCGGAGGGCGCGACACGGCTGCCGATGGTATCATTCGCATGGCGGGTGGCATCAACGCAGTGGACAGCTTTGACGGCTACAAGCCCATGACAGACGAGGCGGTCTCGGCCACGGCGCCCGATGTGATCCTGGCGATGGACCGGGGCGGCGATCATGGCGTGGCAATGGAACAACTTGCCAGCCTGCCTGCGCTGATCCCCACCCCGGCGGCGCAAAATGGGCGGCTGGTACGCATGGATGGGCTGTCGCTCTTGGGGTTCGGGCCGCGCACCCCTGAAACCATCCAAACACTGTCGCGTGCCTTTTACGAAGGGCACTCGAAATGA
- a CDS encoding FecCD family ABC transporter permease, with amino-acid sequence MSLAADTHQGSTDPARGGSTGAPVDRRHQARRLTLVLAALLLVTSVTSLTFGAAGTSVWSALGDLVAGRELSQLDRIILFDIRLPRLCLGILVGAALAVSGVVMQGLFRNPLADPGIVGVSAGAGLAAITAIVLGSLLPAALRDTLGTGLVPVAAFFGGWGSTLILYRTATRGGQTSVATMLLAGIALGALAGALSGILVYMADDNQLRDLTFWGMGSLAGATWTKVLAALPVIGLALCAAPFLARGLNGLALGEAAAGHIGIPVQRVKNISIMAVAGATGAAVAVSGGIGFIGIVVPHLLRLATGPDHHPLLPNAALLGATLLLAADMIARVIIAPAELPIGIVTAVLGAPVFLWILLKRRAGLGL; translated from the coding sequence ATGAGCCTGGCCGCCGACACCCATCAGGGAAGCACAGACCCGGCTCGGGGCGGGTCCACCGGGGCGCCGGTGGACCGCCGACATCAGGCAAGGCGCCTGACGCTGGTGCTGGCGGCTCTATTGCTGGTGACCTCTGTCACCTCTTTGACCTTTGGCGCAGCGGGCACCTCTGTCTGGTCCGCCCTGGGCGATCTTGTTGCGGGGCGCGAGCTGTCGCAACTGGATCGGATAATCCTGTTTGACATCCGCCTGCCGCGCCTATGCCTCGGTATTCTTGTGGGCGCGGCGCTGGCGGTCTCTGGCGTCGTCATGCAAGGGCTGTTTCGCAATCCGCTGGCCGATCCCGGTATCGTCGGCGTCAGCGCCGGGGCCGGTTTGGCTGCGATCACTGCCATCGTGCTGGGCAGCCTGCTGCCAGCCGCCTTGCGCGACACGCTTGGCACCGGGCTGGTGCCGGTTGCCGCCTTCTTTGGCGGCTGGGGCTCGACCCTGATCCTTTATCGGACCGCCACCCGCGGCGGGCAGACCTCGGTTGCCACCATGCTGCTCGCAGGCATCGCCCTTGGCGCGCTGGCCGGAGCGCTGTCTGGCATCCTGGTCTACATGGCCGATGACAACCAGTTGCGTGATCTCACCTTCTGGGGCATGGGATCGTTGGCGGGCGCCACCTGGACCAAGGTGCTCGCCGCTCTGCCGGTGATTGGACTGGCGCTCTGCGCCGCACCGTTCCTGGCGCGCGGTCTGAACGGTCTGGCGCTGGGAGAGGCTGCCGCCGGGCACATCGGCATCCCGGTGCAACGGGTGAAGAACATTTCTATCATGGCCGTGGCCGGCGCCACCGGCGCGGCTGTGGCCGTATCAGGCGGGATCGGTTTCATCGGCATCGTGGTACCGCATCTGTTGCGCCTTGCCACCGGGCCGGATCACCACCCCTTGCTGCCCAATGCCGCGCTCTTGGGGGCAACGCTGCTCTTGGCCGCCGACATGATCGCGCGGGTCATCATCGCACCCGCAGAGCTGCCCATCGGCATCGTCACCGCCGTTCTGGGCGCGCCGGTCTTCCTGTGGATCCTGCTGAAACGCCGCGCGGGCCTTGGTCTTTGA
- a CDS encoding heme ABC transporter ATP-binding protein, translating into MKALDITVKLGNRTILHGVDFVAEPGRVTAIVGPNGSGKTTLLRAMTGEIAHTGRVLLNGQDTAKLKPWDLAAIRAVQPQSTTIAFPFTVLEIVRLGLSSGLSAGESDLPLRALEAVDLGGFAGRYYQDLSGGEQQRVQLARVLTQVWEPVVDGSPRWLILDEPVASLDIGHQFTVMDLARRYAGAGGGVVAVMHDLNLTAMFADHVVLMQAGRIAAKGTPAEVLTDRTLAEVYGCPVPVNTTPPFGVPFLLPQAREAAVSA; encoded by the coding sequence ATGAAAGCCTTAGACATCACCGTTAAGCTGGGCAACCGCACCATCCTGCACGGGGTGGATTTCGTAGCCGAACCGGGCCGGGTCACTGCCATCGTCGGCCCAAACGGTTCGGGCAAGACCACGCTTTTGCGCGCCATGACCGGCGAGATCGCGCATACGGGCCGGGTGCTGCTCAATGGGCAGGACACAGCCAAGCTCAAACCGTGGGATCTGGCCGCAATCCGTGCAGTGCAGCCGCAAAGCACCACGATCGCCTTTCCTTTTACCGTGCTTGAGATCGTGCGCCTTGGTCTCAGCTCGGGCCTGTCTGCGGGTGAGAGCGATCTACCGCTGAGGGCCCTTGAGGCCGTGGATCTGGGCGGTTTTGCCGGGCGCTATTATCAGGACCTGTCGGGCGGTGAACAGCAGCGCGTGCAGCTGGCCCGTGTGCTCACTCAGGTGTGGGAGCCGGTGGTCGATGGCAGCCCCCGCTGGCTGATCCTGGATGAACCAGTTGCCAGCCTTGATATCGGCCACCAGTTCACGGTGATGGACCTGGCGCGGCGCTATGCCGGCGCGGGCGGCGGCGTTGTAGCGGTGATGCATGACTTGAACCTCACGGCCATGTTCGCCGATCACGTGGTGCTGATGCAGGCGGGCCGCATTGCCGCCAAAGGCACCCCGGCAGAAGTCCTGACGGACCGCACCCTGGCCGAGGTCTATGGCTGCCCGGTGCCCGTCAATACCACCCCGCCCTTCGGCGTGCCCTTTTTGTTGCCCCAGGCACGCGAAGCAGCCGTTTCGGCCTGA